The Mesorhizobium sp. B1-1-8 genome contains a region encoding:
- a CDS encoding PLP-dependent cysteine synthase family protein codes for MLHQLKIRTTSGRGRLFDSILDTVGDTPVIRINKLGPAHATIYAKAEFFNPAASVKDRLALNIIEEGERSGALKPGQTVIEATSGNTGIGLAMVCAQKGYPLVVTMADSFSVERRKLMRMLGAKVVLTPRAQKGFGMYKKAVELAEANGWFLARQFETEANAAIHEATTAREIINDFAGSRLDVLVTGYGTGGTVAGVGRVLRRERPEVRIVLAEPANAQLIGSGKAQQRGAGGAPAASHPAFEPHPIQGWTPDFIPNVLQEAIDQRYYDEVVPIPGPEGIKWAKALAQQEGIFTGISGGATFAVARQIAGTAAAGSVILCILPDTGERYMSTPLFDGIEAEMDAEETALSRSTPSCQFDA; via the coding sequence ATGCTGCATCAGTTGAAAATCAGAACCACGTCCGGTCGCGGCCGGCTGTTCGACAGCATTCTCGATACGGTCGGCGACACGCCGGTCATCCGCATCAACAAGCTCGGGCCGGCGCATGCGACGATCTACGCGAAGGCCGAGTTCTTCAACCCGGCCGCGTCGGTGAAGGACCGGCTGGCGCTCAACATCATCGAGGAGGGCGAGCGCAGCGGCGCGCTGAAGCCGGGCCAGACCGTGATCGAGGCGACCAGCGGCAACACCGGCATCGGGCTTGCCATGGTCTGCGCGCAGAAGGGTTATCCGCTGGTGGTGACGATGGCGGACTCCTTCTCCGTCGAGCGCCGCAAGCTGATGCGCATGCTGGGCGCCAAGGTGGTGCTGACGCCGCGCGCCCAAAAGGGTTTCGGCATGTACAAGAAGGCGGTGGAACTCGCCGAGGCCAATGGCTGGTTCCTGGCCCGCCAGTTCGAGACCGAGGCCAATGCCGCCATCCACGAGGCGACCACGGCGCGCGAGATCATCAATGACTTCGCAGGCTCCAGGCTCGACGTCCTGGTCACCGGCTACGGCACCGGCGGCACGGTTGCCGGCGTCGGCCGGGTGCTGCGCCGGGAGCGGCCGGAGGTCAGGATCGTGCTTGCCGAGCCAGCCAATGCGCAGCTGATTGGCAGCGGCAAGGCGCAGCAGCGCGGCGCCGGCGGCGCGCCGGCCGCCAGCCATCCGGCCTTCGAGCCGCATCCGATCCAGGGCTGGACGCCGGACTTCATTCCCAATGTGCTGCAGGAGGCGATCGACCAGCGCTACTATGACGAGGTGGTGCCGATCCCGGGACCGGAAGGCATCAAATGGGCGAAGGCGCTGGCGCAGCAGGAAGGCATCTTCACCGGCATCTCCGGCGGCGCAACCTTTGCCGTGGCGCGCCAGATCGCCGGCACGGCTGCAGCCGGCTCGGTGATCCTGTGCATACTGCCCGACACCGGCGAACGCTACATGTCGACGCCGCTGTTCGACGGCATCGAGGCCGAGATGGACGCCGAGGAGACCGCGCTGTCTCGCTCGACGCCGAGCTGTCAGTTCGATGCATAG
- the choW gene encoding choline ABC transporter permease subunit: MDPISKFLVDHKIPIGPWGKAFFGFLTDNFDTIFRAFSNGLNFILDGLVDLLLMVPPVLLALVIAGLAWLLQRSRGLAIGVFLGLVFIINQNLWKQTVQTLVLVVAAAAMAMAIGVPLGIWAAHKPKVYRVMLPVLDLMQTLPTFVYLIPVLTLFGLGNAPGLIVTIIFVIPTAVRLTHLGVVSVPKAIIEAGEAFGATRQQLLWKVELPSALPTIMAGLTQSIMLSLSMVVFAALIGAGGLGTEINRALGSRRIDLGLEAGLAIVVLAIVLDRMTRIGVGGKK, encoded by the coding sequence ATGGATCCGATTTCGAAATTCCTTGTTGACCACAAAATCCCCATCGGGCCATGGGGCAAGGCCTTCTTCGGCTTCCTCACCGACAATTTCGATACCATCTTCCGGGCCTTCTCCAACGGCCTGAACTTCATCCTCGACGGTCTGGTCGACCTGTTGCTGATGGTGCCGCCGGTATTGCTGGCGCTGGTTATCGCCGGCCTCGCCTGGCTGCTGCAGCGCTCGCGCGGGCTCGCCATCGGCGTCTTCCTCGGCCTGGTCTTCATCATTAACCAGAATTTGTGGAAGCAGACGGTGCAGACGCTTGTCCTGGTGGTTGCAGCCGCCGCCATGGCGATGGCGATCGGCGTGCCGCTCGGCATCTGGGCCGCGCACAAGCCGAAGGTCTATCGCGTCATGCTGCCGGTGCTCGACCTGATGCAGACGCTGCCGACCTTCGTCTACCTGATCCCGGTGCTGACGCTGTTCGGCCTCGGCAACGCGCCCGGCCTGATCGTCACCATCATCTTCGTCATCCCGACCGCGGTCAGGCTCACCCATCTCGGCGTGGTCTCGGTGCCCAAGGCGATCATCGAGGCCGGCGAGGCCTTCGGCGCCACCAGGCAACAGCTGCTGTGGAAAGTGGAGCTGCCTTCGGCGCTGCCCACCATCATGGCGGGCCTGACGCAATCGATCATGCTGTCACTGTCGATGGTCGTGTTCGCGGCGCTGATCGGCGCCGGCGGGCTCGGCACGGAAATCAACCGCGCACTCGGCTCGCGCCGCATCGACCTCGGACTTGAGGCTGGCCTCGCCATCGTCGTGCTCGCCATCGTGCTCGACCGTATGACCCGCATCGGCGTTGGAGGCAAGAAATGA
- a CDS encoding MBL fold metallo-hydrolase produces the protein MIFRQLFDSVSGTYSYLLASRRGGEALIIDPVLEKVERYLQLVNELDLRLVKAVDTHLHADHITGLGALRDKTHCVTVMGEQTKADVVSMRLADGDKLAIEGLALDVIYTPGHTDDSYSFILPDRVFTGDTLLIRGTGRTDFQNGDPRMQYESIFGRLLKLPDETLIFPAHDYKGETVSTIGEEKAFNPRLQVKSVDEYVEIMNNLKLSNPKMMDVAVPANMRVGLHQDEIASRGWSVSAEQALALVGRPDVALIDLREQSERERHGIILGAIHLPYARLQENIAAGGMLHELAKSTSKQLLFYCAFGERSAMAVQAAQDVGIASARHIQGGIDAWRKASGPLVH, from the coding sequence ATGATTTTCCGTCAGCTCTTCGATTCCGTTTCGGGCACTTATTCCTATCTGCTGGCCAGCCGCCGGGGCGGCGAGGCGCTGATCATCGATCCGGTGCTGGAGAAGGTCGAGCGCTATCTGCAGCTGGTCAATGAGCTCGATCTCAGGCTGGTCAAGGCGGTGGATACGCATCTCCATGCCGACCACATCACCGGTCTCGGCGCGCTGCGCGACAAAACGCATTGCGTCACCGTGATGGGCGAGCAGACCAAGGCCGACGTCGTCTCGATGCGGCTTGCGGACGGCGACAAGCTCGCCATCGAAGGGCTGGCGCTCGACGTCATCTACACGCCCGGCCACACCGACGATTCCTACAGCTTCATCCTGCCGGACCGCGTCTTCACCGGCGATACGCTGCTCATCCGCGGCACCGGGCGCACCGATTTCCAGAACGGCGACCCGCGCATGCAGTACGAGTCGATCTTCGGCCGCTTGCTCAAGCTTCCCGACGAGACGCTTATCTTTCCGGCTCATGACTATAAAGGCGAGACCGTGTCGACAATCGGCGAGGAAAAGGCCTTCAATCCGCGCCTGCAGGTGAAGTCGGTCGACGAGTATGTCGAGATCATGAACAATCTGAAGCTGTCCAATCCGAAGATGATGGACGTCGCCGTGCCGGCCAATATGAGGGTCGGCCTGCATCAGGACGAGATCGCCAGCCGGGGCTGGTCGGTGAGCGCCGAACAGGCGCTGGCGCTGGTCGGACGACCCGACGTGGCGTTGATCGACCTGCGCGAGCAATCCGAGCGGGAACGCCACGGCATCATACTCGGGGCGATCCATCTGCCCTATGCGCGGCTTCAGGAAAACATCGCCGCCGGCGGCATGCTGCACGAGCTGGCGAAGTCGACCAGCAAGCAGCTCCTGTTCTACTGCGCCTTCGGCGAGCGCTCGGCGATGGCGGTGCAGGCGGCGCAGGACGTCGGCATTGCCAGCGCCCGCCACATCCAGGGCGGCATCGACGCGTGGCGGAAGGCGAGCGGACCGCTCGTGCATTAG
- the clpS gene encoding ATP-dependent Clp protease adapter ClpS, giving the protein MPETVVKPRVKTQPKTERPKLYKVILINDDFTPREFVVTVLKAEFKLSEDQAHRVMITAHRRGVCVVAVFTRDIAETKAARATDAGKAKGYPLLFTTEPEE; this is encoded by the coding sequence ATGCCTGAGACCGTCGTCAAACCCCGCGTCAAGACGCAGCCCAAAACCGAACGCCCCAAGCTCTACAAAGTCATCCTGATCAATGACGACTTCACGCCGCGCGAATTCGTGGTGACGGTGCTCAAGGCCGAGTTCAAGCTCAGCGAGGACCAGGCGCATCGCGTCATGATCACCGCGCACCGGCGCGGCGTCTGCGTGGTCGCCGTCTTCACCCGCGATATCGCCGAAACCAAGGCCGCGCGGGCGACCGACGCCGGCAAGGCCAAGGGCTATCCGCTGCTGTTCACGACCGAGCCGGAAGAGTGA
- a CDS encoding BTAD domain-containing putative transcriptional regulator, whose product MRLLGPLAITRDGVPVPLPASRKLRALLAYLALAPHPVGRSRLCELLWDVPNDPRGELRWCLSKLRGALDEPDLRRVETEGDAVALRLADMRVDAVEAAAGVAEGIETLSLERLRALSQLFAGDFLDGLELDRSPHFGNWLTAQRRRFNSCHVAVLEHLIGLLPPEADEAAAYIDEWLELAPFDGRAHVALLENLARRGQIGAGEEHLATAAQLFESEELDFTSIRDAWREIRSRQRQSSATPCARPVPGLPQAPIALAESNDTAATRRASLAVTPFAEDAGGNFRGGLADGLTHDIITRLAKLRDFFVIARGSVFALAEKDIAPEDAGRRLNVDYVATGSVRNLAGRVVVSVELVEVRTARIVWAETFERKPDDIFIVLDDIGDSIVSSIAAEIATVERNRALLKAPNSLNAWEAYHRGLWHMYRFTRQENELAQHFFGEALKLDPTFARAYAGLSFTHWQSAFQRWGDRDRETALAFESAGHSLLVDDRNPAAHWAMGRALWLRGEQDGSLLELTKAVDLSPNFALGHYALSFVHSQSGDPQSAIGSSDHSRHLSPFDPLLFGMMGARAMAHARLGEFDAAAEWALKAAARPNAHVIILAIAAHCLALAGRQDEARNFAAAIRKTLPDYSADDFIATFRFDPEAEALFRNGAKRIGLN is encoded by the coding sequence ATGCGCCTGCTCGGGCCGCTGGCGATCACCCGCGACGGCGTTCCCGTCCCCCTGCCCGCATCGCGCAAGCTGCGCGCGCTGCTGGCCTATCTGGCGCTCGCGCCGCACCCTGTCGGCCGCAGCCGCCTGTGCGAGCTTCTCTGGGACGTGCCGAACGATCCGCGCGGCGAGCTTCGCTGGTGCCTCAGCAAGCTCCGCGGCGCGCTTGACGAGCCGGACCTGCGCAGGGTCGAGACCGAAGGCGACGCGGTGGCGCTTCGCCTTGCCGATATGCGCGTCGATGCGGTGGAAGCCGCCGCGGGGGTGGCGGAAGGCATCGAGACGCTGAGCCTCGAGCGGTTGCGGGCGCTTTCGCAGCTTTTCGCCGGCGACTTCCTCGATGGCCTGGAGCTGGATCGCAGCCCGCATTTCGGCAATTGGCTGACCGCGCAACGCCGCCGTTTCAACTCATGTCATGTCGCGGTGCTGGAACACCTCATCGGCCTTCTCCCGCCCGAGGCCGATGAGGCGGCCGCCTATATCGACGAATGGCTGGAGCTTGCGCCCTTCGACGGGCGTGCCCATGTGGCGCTGCTGGAGAATCTGGCGCGGCGTGGACAGATCGGCGCAGGCGAGGAGCATCTTGCCACTGCGGCACAGCTCTTCGAATCCGAGGAATTGGATTTCACATCCATACGCGACGCCTGGCGCGAGATCAGATCCCGGCAGCGGCAATCCAGCGCCACGCCATGCGCCCGTCCGGTGCCGGGCCTGCCGCAGGCGCCGATCGCCCTGGCCGAGTCCAATGATACAGCAGCGACGCGCCGGGCCTCGCTTGCGGTGACGCCGTTTGCCGAGGACGCCGGCGGCAATTTTCGCGGCGGGTTGGCCGACGGCTTGACCCACGACATCATCACGCGCCTCGCCAAGCTGCGCGATTTCTTCGTCATCGCCCGCGGTTCGGTCTTTGCGCTGGCCGAGAAGGACATCGCGCCGGAGGACGCCGGGCGCCGACTGAACGTCGACTATGTCGCGACCGGCTCGGTCCGCAACCTTGCCGGCCGTGTGGTCGTTTCGGTCGAGCTCGTCGAGGTGCGCACGGCGCGAATCGTCTGGGCCGAGACCTTCGAACGCAAGCCGGATGACATCTTCATCGTGCTTGACGATATCGGCGACAGCATCGTTTCCTCCATCGCCGCCGAGATCGCGACGGTCGAGCGCAACCGCGCGCTGCTCAAGGCGCCCAATTCGCTCAACGCCTGGGAAGCCTATCATCGCGGGCTCTGGCATATGTACCGCTTCACCCGCCAGGAGAACGAACTGGCGCAGCACTTCTTCGGCGAGGCCTTGAAGCTCGACCCCACTTTCGCCCGCGCCTATGCCGGCCTCTCCTTCACCCATTGGCAGAGCGCCTTCCAGCGCTGGGGCGATCGCGACCGCGAGACGGCGCTTGCCTTCGAAAGCGCCGGCCACAGCCTGCTGGTCGACGACCGCAATCCTGCCGCGCACTGGGCGATGGGCCGGGCATTGTGGCTACGTGGCGAGCAGGACGGCTCGCTGCTCGAACTGACCAAGGCCGTCGACCTCAGCCCGAACTTCGCGCTAGGCCATTATGCGCTGTCCTTCGTGCACTCGCAGTCGGGCGATCCCCAATCGGCGATCGGCTCCTCCGACCATTCGCGCCATCTCAGCCCCTTCGATCCGCTGCTGTTCGGCATGATGGGGGCGCGTGCGATGGCGCATGCGCGGCTGGGAGAATTCGACGCAGCCGCGGAATGGGCGCTCAAGGCCGCTGCCCGCCCCAACGCCCATGTCATCATCCTGGCGATCGCCGCGCACTGCCTGGCGCTGGCCGGCCGCCAGGATGAGGCGCGAAATTTCGCCGCCGCGATCCGCAAGACGCTGCCGGATTACAGCGCCGATGATTTCATCGCGACTTTCCGTTTTGATCCGGAAGCGGAAGCCCTGTTCCGCAACGGCGCCAAGCGCATCGGCCTGAACTGA
- a CDS encoding ATP-binding protein, whose product MRRFLPQTLPVWVLLIVIAGLMISQVATLYIVSRDRAATNGVVDLYRLNDRAYSLVQLMHNATPEERKATASGLFNATYALTVSDTPAVTSSIAGDDQLAELEDILVGRLTKFGITDARVRRDPATQEADTPDGEVTRKDVGQVERDLLVLAADFAQSDKLTASLRFSDGQWLNFTEPITPPGPILSIDSLPLYALIAGLVVVMSIWSLRRLTAPYRMMETAVNRIGNDLKSPPIAETGSREIRAAAKAVNAMQMRLRDYVEDREHLAAALAHDLRTPLTRMRLRLELLRKSSAREALARDLADIESIASSVIDFAKFEVTEEKDERIDFWSLVESVADGFDDVSFEDDATRSRGLVCIARPVALRRCITNLIQNAVTYGKKAHIAVRRSGDMITLSIRDEGPGIPQAKLDTVFGSFVRLEQSRNRETGGLGLGLTIARNIARGVGGEISLSNHPGGGLLTELRLPVAA is encoded by the coding sequence ATGAGACGCTTCCTGCCGCAAACCCTGCCGGTCTGGGTGCTGCTCATCGTCATTGCCGGCCTGATGATCAGCCAGGTCGCGACGCTCTACATCGTTTCGCGTGACCGCGCCGCCACCAATGGCGTGGTCGATCTCTACCGATTGAACGACCGCGCCTATTCGCTGGTGCAGCTGATGCATAACGCCACGCCCGAGGAGCGCAAGGCGACCGCGTCCGGGCTGTTCAACGCCACCTACGCGCTGACCGTGTCTGACACCCCCGCCGTCACCTCCTCGATCGCCGGCGACGACCAGCTCGCCGAGCTGGAAGACATTCTGGTCGGGCGCTTGACCAAATTCGGCATCACCGACGCACGCGTGCGGCGCGATCCGGCGACACAGGAAGCCGACACTCCGGACGGCGAGGTCACGAGAAAGGACGTCGGCCAGGTCGAGCGCGACCTTTTGGTGCTGGCCGCCGATTTCGCCCAGAGCGACAAGCTCACCGCATCGCTGCGCTTTTCCGACGGCCAGTGGCTGAACTTCACCGAGCCGATCACACCGCCAGGGCCGATCCTCAGCATTGACAGCCTGCCGCTATACGCACTGATCGCAGGTCTTGTGGTGGTGATGTCGATCTGGTCGCTGCGCCGGCTGACGGCGCCCTACCGGATGATGGAAACCGCGGTGAACCGCATCGGCAACGACCTGAAAAGCCCGCCGATCGCCGAGACCGGCAGCCGCGAGATCCGCGCCGCGGCAAAGGCCGTGAACGCCATGCAGATGCGGCTGCGCGACTATGTCGAGGACCGCGAGCATCTCGCGGCGGCTCTGGCGCATGATTTGCGCACGCCGCTGACCAGGATGCGGCTGCGCCTCGAACTGCTGCGCAAATCATCGGCGCGCGAGGCCCTCGCGCGCGACCTTGCCGACATCGAAAGCATCGCCAGCTCGGTGATCGACTTCGCCAAATTCGAGGTCACCGAGGAAAAGGACGAGCGGATCGATTTCTGGTCCCTGGTGGAGTCGGTCGCCGACGGTTTCGACGACGTCTCCTTCGAGGACGATGCCACGCGCTCGCGCGGCCTGGTCTGCATCGCGCGGCCGGTCGCGCTACGCCGCTGCATCACCAATCTTATCCAGAATGCGGTGACCTACGGCAAGAAGGCGCATATCGCCGTGCGGCGCTCTGGCGACATGATCACGCTAAGCATCCGCGACGAAGGCCCCGGCATTCCGCAGGCCAAGCTGGACACGGTCTTCGGCTCCTTCGTTCGCCTCGAACAGTCGCGCAACCGCGAGACCGGTGGCCTCGGCCTTGGCCTGACCATCGCCCGCAACATCGCGCGCGGCGTCGGCGGCGAGATCAGCCTGTCCAATCATCCGGGAGGCGGCCTGCTGACGGAACTGCGCCTGCCGGTGGCAGCTTGA
- a CDS encoding response regulator: MKSDAHILIVDDDKGIRDLLQEFFQKRGLHTTVAADGTEMEAILRRTQVDLIVLDVMLPGRSGLELCREIRANYTTPIIMLTAVTETTDRVVGLEMGADDYVPKPFDPRELLARIRAVLRRNGSSEPRRPAARQVYRFAGWTMDCSRRRLTAPDDVRVELTMAEFNLLQTFVKSAQRVLTREQLIELSGGDTGYSFDRSVDILVSRLRRKMEDDPKTPKLILTVRSGGYQFLPETTSE; encoded by the coding sequence GTGAAATCCGACGCACACATACTGATCGTCGACGACGACAAGGGCATCCGCGACCTGCTTCAGGAGTTCTTCCAGAAGCGGGGGCTGCACACGACGGTGGCCGCCGACGGCACCGAGATGGAGGCGATCCTGCGGCGCACGCAGGTCGACCTCATTGTCCTCGACGTAATGCTGCCCGGCAGGAGCGGCCTCGAACTCTGCCGCGAGATCCGCGCCAACTACACCACCCCGATCATCATGCTGACGGCGGTCACCGAAACGACGGACCGCGTCGTCGGTCTCGAAATGGGCGCCGATGACTATGTGCCGAAACCTTTCGATCCGCGCGAGCTTCTGGCGCGCATCCGCGCGGTGCTGCGGCGCAACGGCTCGAGCGAGCCGCGCCGGCCCGCCGCCAGGCAGGTCTACCGTTTCGCCGGCTGGACGATGGATTGCTCGCGCCGCCGGCTGACCGCGCCCGACGACGTCCGGGTGGAATTGACGATGGCGGAATTCAACCTGCTGCAGACCTTCGTCAAGAGCGCGCAGCGCGTGCTCACCCGCGAGCAGCTCATCGAGCTGTCGGGTGGCGACACCGGCTACAGTTTCGACCGCAGCGTCGATATTCTGGTCAGCCGCCTGCGCCGCAAGATGGAGGACGACCCGAAGACGCCGAAGCTGATCCTCACCGTGCGCAGCGGCGGTTATCAGTTCTTGCCCGAAACGACATCCGAATGA
- a CDS encoding pyridoxal phosphate-dependent decarboxylase family protein: protein MDTLQDAMATHETLDPPDWADVQALSHRVIDDAVGYLRDVRDRPVWREMPPEVRTFFDAPMPRAPASLPDVYGEVTDNLMAYPMGNIHPRFWSWYMGSSNFTGALGDFLAAIQGSNLGGGNHAAGLMDSQVVNWCKEMVGFPAAASGTLVSGGSMANIIGLTVARNAKAGVDVRERGVGAIPRPLRFYASDQVHSCHRKAMEALGLGNRALRRIPTDTGLRIDVDALKAAIAEDRDASFKPACVIGTAGTVNTGAVDDLQALAALAEAEDLWFHVDGCIGALIAVAPQNAALVAGIEQAHSIALDPHKWLHAPFEAGCALVRDASAHRNSFAVTPEYLESTPRGLASGQWLNDYGLQTTRGFRALKIWMALKEHGIEKFGRLIDQNIAQARHLARLIEDEPVLELTAATTVNIVCFRHRLDGAPEDRLKAFNTEIMLRLQEEGIAVLSDTTVRGRHCLRVAITNHRTRREDLDLLVRETLRLGQEIKSGMEYA, encoded by the coding sequence ATGGACACCTTGCAGGATGCGATGGCCACGCACGAAACACTGGACCCGCCGGACTGGGCTGACGTGCAGGCATTGTCGCATCGCGTCATAGACGACGCGGTCGGTTATCTGCGGGATGTCCGAGACCGTCCGGTGTGGCGCGAGATGCCGCCCGAGGTGCGGACGTTCTTCGACGCGCCCATGCCGCGCGCGCCGGCGTCGCTCCCCGATGTTTATGGCGAGGTCACCGACAATTTGATGGCCTATCCGATGGGCAACATCCATCCGCGCTTCTGGTCCTGGTATATGGGATCAAGCAATTTCACCGGCGCGCTCGGCGATTTCCTGGCGGCGATCCAGGGCTCGAATCTCGGCGGCGGCAACCATGCCGCCGGGCTGATGGACAGCCAGGTGGTGAACTGGTGCAAGGAGATGGTCGGCTTTCCGGCCGCCGCCAGCGGCACGCTGGTCAGCGGCGGCTCGATGGCCAACATCATCGGGCTGACCGTCGCGCGCAACGCCAAGGCAGGCGTCGACGTTCGCGAGAGGGGCGTCGGCGCCATCCCGAGGCCGCTGCGTTTCTATGCCTCGGACCAGGTCCACTCGTGCCATCGCAAGGCGATGGAGGCGCTCGGGCTCGGCAACCGGGCGCTGCGCCGCATTCCTACGGACACCGGGCTGCGCATCGACGTCGATGCGCTCAAGGCGGCAATCGCCGAGGATCGCGATGCAAGCTTCAAGCCGGCCTGCGTCATCGGCACCGCCGGCACGGTCAACACCGGGGCGGTCGATGATCTCCAGGCGCTGGCTGCCCTGGCGGAGGCGGAGGATCTGTGGTTCCACGTCGACGGCTGCATCGGCGCGCTGATCGCCGTCGCGCCTCAAAACGCAGCGCTCGTCGCCGGCATCGAGCAGGCCCATTCGATCGCGCTCGATCCGCACAAATGGCTGCACGCGCCGTTCGAGGCGGGCTGTGCGCTGGTCCGCGACGCGTCCGCCCATCGCAACAGCTTTGCCGTCACGCCCGAATACCTGGAATCGACGCCGCGCGGCCTGGCTTCAGGGCAATGGCTGAACGACTACGGATTGCAGACGACGCGTGGTTTCCGCGCGTTGAAAATCTGGATGGCGCTGAAGGAGCACGGCATCGAAAAGTTCGGCCGGCTGATCGACCAGAACATCGCCCAGGCCCGCCATCTCGCCAGGCTGATCGAGGACGAACCGGTGCTCGAACTGACGGCGGCCACCACGGTCAACATCGTCTGCTTCCGCCATCGCCTCGACGGCGCGCCCGAAGACCGTCTCAAGGCGTTCAACACCGAGATCATGCTGAGGCTGCAGGAAGAGGGCATCGCTGTCCTGTCCGACACCACCGTGCGTGGCCGGCATTGCTTGAGGGTCGCGATCACCAACCACCGCACCCGGCGCGAGGATCTCGACCTCTTGGTGCGCGAGACGCTTCGGTTGGGTCAGGAGATCAAGTCCGGTATGGAATATGCCTGA
- a CDS encoding YciI family protein, with protein sequence MFYAILAYHVEAAVQSWTPDEDAALMKDLLEVNARLTREGRLGPAARLGATAEAVTLRGPGDGMVLDGPFAETKEQLLGLYVVDCASQEEAIATARDLKRVNPTAVYEIRPILRYLPGAPLAPAG encoded by the coding sequence ATGTTCTACGCCATCCTGGCCTATCACGTCGAAGCCGCCGTCCAGTCCTGGACGCCCGATGAGGACGCGGCGCTGATGAAAGACCTGCTTGAGGTCAACGCCAGGCTGACGCGCGAGGGCAGGCTTGGACCGGCGGCAAGGCTGGGCGCGACCGCGGAAGCGGTCACTCTCCGCGGTCCGGGGGACGGCATGGTGCTCGACGGTCCCTTTGCCGAAACCAAGGAGCAATTGCTGGGTCTCTATGTCGTCGATTGCGCCAGCCAGGAAGAAGCGATCGCGACGGCGCGCGACCTCAAGCGCGTCAATCCCACCGCCGTCTACGAGATCCGGCCGATCCTGCGTTACCTTCCTGGCGCGCCGCTGGCTCCGGCCGGCTGA
- the choV gene encoding choline ABC transporter ATP-binding protein gives MTVAVDFKDVDIVFGADQAGSLALIDKGATRAEILEKTGNVLGCAGASLTVHEGEISVLMGLSGSGKSTLLRAVNRLNVVSRGQVLVKDGDRTVDVVTCDEPTLRRLRQKQVAMVFQQFGLLPWRTVEENVGFGLELAGVPEAERKERVKKQLELVHLDQWSKKYAHELSGGMQQRVGLARAFATEAPILLMDEPFSALDPLIRTKLQDELLQLQAELKKTIIFVSHDLEEALKIGSHITIMEGGRIVQTGAPEDIVLRPANDYVRDFIANVNPLSVLTAWNVMRDRRDLEQGDNGWVWLDRRKTTRFKIDEHGLVAAAERDGKPAVWVSCADVEAQPEETAQVFWANPGTSLKTVMLAMHRSQTAPVALFDDQSRFVGAIGIRDVLSAVLRR, from the coding sequence ATGACCGTCGCGGTTGATTTCAAGGACGTAGACATCGTCTTCGGCGCCGATCAGGCCGGTTCGCTGGCACTGATCGACAAGGGCGCCACGCGCGCCGAAATCCTCGAAAAGACCGGCAATGTGCTGGGCTGCGCCGGGGCCAGCCTCACCGTGCATGAAGGCGAGATATCGGTGCTGATGGGCCTGTCGGGCTCCGGCAAGTCGACGCTGCTTCGGGCCGTCAACCGGCTCAATGTCGTGTCGCGCGGCCAGGTGCTGGTCAAGGACGGCGACCGCACCGTCGACGTCGTCACCTGTGACGAACCGACTTTGCGGCGGCTGCGGCAAAAGCAGGTCGCCATGGTGTTCCAGCAGTTCGGCCTGCTGCCGTGGCGCACGGTGGAAGAAAATGTCGGCTTCGGCCTCGAGCTTGCCGGCGTGCCGGAAGCCGAGCGCAAGGAGCGGGTGAAGAAGCAGCTCGAACTCGTCCATCTCGACCAATGGTCGAAGAAATACGCGCATGAGCTTTCGGGCGGCATGCAGCAGCGCGTCGGCCTGGCGCGGGCCTTCGCCACCGAGGCGCCGATCCTGTTGATGGACGAGCCGTTCTCGGCGCTCGATCCGCTGATCCGCACCAAGCTGCAGGACGAGCTGCTGCAGCTGCAGGCGGAACTGAAGAAGACCATCATCTTCGTCAGCCACGACCTCGAGGAGGCGCTGAAGATCGGCAGCCATATCACCATCATGGAGGGCGGCCGCATCGTCCAGACCGGCGCGCCGGAAGATATCGTGCTCAGGCCCGCCAACGACTATGTCCGCGACTTCATCGCCAATGTGAACCCGCTGTCGGTGCTGACGGCATGGAACGTCATGCGCGACCGCCGCGACCTGGAGCAGGGCGACAACGGCTGGGTGTGGCTCGACCGTCGCAAGACGACGCGCTTCAAGATCGACGAGCACGGCCTGGTGGCGGCGGCCGAACGCGACGGCAAGCCGGCTGTGTGGGTCTCCTGCGCCGACGTCGAGGCCCAACCGGAGGAGACGGCGCAAGTGTTCTGGGCCAATCCGGGCACCTCGCTGAAGACCGTGATGCTGGCCATGCACCGTTCGCAGACAGCACCGGTGGCGCTGTTCGACGATCAGTCGCGCTTCGTCGGCGCCATCGGCATCCGCGACGTGCTGAGCGCGGTGCTGCGGCGGTAG